The proteins below come from a single Burkholderia sp. FERM BP-3421 genomic window:
- a CDS encoding amino acid adenylation domain-containing protein, whose amino-acid sequence MSTQTNLLELFRCRVSLAGHAPAVVSEHETLNYRDLDRRSDTVAAALTAHGAGPGSLVPIEARRNADFIVGILGVLKAGAAYVPIDERYPDARRQHILAQCNAPLALTTRKPAASGTGSYISIAQLCSQHREQDAPSPTPHESAANDALYVIFTSGSTGAPKGVIVEHAAVAALMRWHNARFAMTGESRATSMASLGFDVSQWEIWSTLTAGATLFLPDDETRLDVDALVGFFIRHRITHAYVPTVLVADVVALGQPAGLALRYLFTGGEKLGPVDTDGIRYTLIDYYGPTEATIFATCHPVPSATLGRPDSIGRPIHDTEILILDEAGGIVPTPEVGEICIGGPCLARGYLGNPDLTHMKFRPHPNQPGRIVYHTGDLGRTLDDGAIQFLGRRDDQVKIRGNLVEPDEVRSTLMRAVEVRKASVLTVPNAAGSGVDLVAFVVPRDATASPARVIAALKATVRHYLPDYMWPVRYLLLDEMPTTVNGKTDRDALRQRFHAQQQPDWAESEPYSAAERQVANAFAALIGHAHFHKTDSFFDIGGNSLLTAKLVKALSEAAGVKMLIREVYEHASVAGLAAEIERRVAATAPELEREPTYALEQDIRVPAQADFSGPFDPARLSRPRAILLTGATGFVGVHLLAELLATTSAVVHCLVRAEDASAGRARIEAKRREYDLPVKAEDMARIRVWPADITKAHLGMSASDYAALSDEIDVVYHSASAVNFIQPYSYMKKINVDGLLQIVAFAGSRRTKALVMLSTISVYSWGHRFTGKTSMTEADDIDQNLGAVLEDIGYTRSKWVMEKIADLAARRGLPLMTFRLGYATFHSETGVSADYQWWGRLVKTCLARGTVPDLHDLREGLSTVDYMTKALAYISRKPEALGRKFNLINSPGTNLTLLEFFARLNRDFGLNLRIVPFHEWLDSWKGDVDAPLYPLLSLFNDNIRNGLSTVELYQDNYQWDCRNVIECLAGSGIEQPTFSRAQLALYLKRSIGWSAAG is encoded by the coding sequence ATGTCCACTCAGACGAACTTGCTGGAACTGTTCCGGTGCCGCGTATCGCTCGCGGGCCATGCGCCGGCCGTGGTCTCGGAACACGAGACGCTGAACTACCGCGACCTCGACCGACGAAGCGACACGGTCGCCGCCGCGCTGACGGCGCACGGCGCGGGGCCCGGCAGCCTGGTGCCGATCGAGGCGAGACGGAATGCGGATTTCATCGTCGGCATACTCGGGGTGCTGAAGGCGGGCGCCGCCTATGTGCCGATCGACGAGCGCTATCCCGACGCGCGCAGGCAGCACATCCTGGCGCAGTGCAACGCTCCGCTTGCGTTGACCACGCGCAAGCCGGCCGCAAGCGGAACGGGTTCGTACATCAGCATCGCGCAGTTGTGCTCGCAGCATCGGGAACAGGATGCGCCGAGCCCGACGCCGCACGAGAGCGCGGCGAACGATGCGCTCTATGTGATCTTTACGTCGGGCTCCACCGGCGCGCCCAAGGGCGTGATCGTCGAGCACGCGGCCGTGGCCGCGCTCATGCGTTGGCACAACGCGCGTTTCGCGATGACCGGCGAGAGCCGGGCGACGTCGATGGCCAGCCTGGGATTCGACGTCTCGCAGTGGGAGATCTGGTCCACGCTCACGGCGGGCGCGACCTTGTTCCTGCCCGACGACGAAACGCGCCTCGACGTCGACGCGCTGGTCGGTTTCTTCATCCGCCACCGGATCACGCATGCCTATGTGCCGACCGTGCTGGTCGCGGATGTGGTCGCCCTCGGTCAGCCGGCGGGGCTCGCCCTCCGGTATCTTTTCACGGGAGGCGAGAAGCTCGGCCCGGTCGATACGGACGGCATCCGATACACGCTGATCGATTACTACGGCCCGACCGAAGCGACGATCTTCGCAACCTGCCATCCAGTGCCGAGCGCGACGCTGGGTCGGCCGGATTCGATTGGCCGCCCGATCCACGACACGGAAATCCTGATCCTGGACGAGGCGGGGGGCATCGTGCCCACGCCCGAAGTCGGTGAAATCTGCATCGGTGGACCGTGCCTGGCGCGCGGCTACCTGGGCAACCCCGATCTGACCCACATGAAATTCCGCCCGCATCCGAACCAGCCCGGACGGATCGTTTATCACACGGGCGATCTGGGACGCACGCTCGACGACGGCGCGATCCAGTTCCTCGGTCGCCGGGACGACCAGGTCAAGATACGAGGCAACCTGGTCGAGCCGGACGAGGTTCGGAGCACGCTCATGCGCGCGGTCGAGGTGCGCAAGGCGAGCGTGCTGACCGTGCCCAACGCGGCCGGGAGCGGTGTCGATCTGGTCGCGTTCGTCGTGCCGCGCGACGCCACGGCATCGCCCGCGCGCGTCATCGCTGCGCTCAAGGCGACTGTCCGGCACTACCTGCCCGACTACATGTGGCCGGTCCGCTATCTGCTGCTGGACGAGATGCCGACCACGGTGAACGGCAAGACCGATCGGGACGCGCTCCGGCAGCGCTTTCATGCGCAACAGCAACCGGACTGGGCGGAAAGCGAACCGTACAGCGCCGCCGAGCGTCAGGTCGCGAATGCATTCGCCGCGCTCATCGGCCATGCGCACTTCCACAAGACGGATTCGTTTTTCGATATCGGCGGCAACTCCCTGCTGACGGCGAAGCTCGTCAAGGCGTTGTCGGAGGCGGCGGGCGTGAAGATGCTGATTCGCGAGGTCTACGAGCACGCCTCGGTCGCGGGGCTCGCGGCGGAGATCGAGCGGCGCGTGGCCGCGACCGCGCCGGAACTCGAACGCGAGCCGACCTATGCGCTGGAGCAGGACATCCGCGTGCCCGCCCAGGCGGATTTCAGCGGCCCGTTCGACCCGGCCCGGCTGAGCCGGCCCCGCGCGATCCTGCTGACCGGCGCGACGGGTTTCGTCGGAGTCCACTTGCTCGCCGAACTGCTCGCGACGACGTCGGCGGTGGTGCATTGCCTCGTCCGCGCCGAGGACGCGAGTGCGGGCCGTGCGCGCATCGAGGCGAAGCGACGCGAGTACGACCTGCCTGTGAAGGCGGAAGACATGGCGCGCATCCGCGTCTGGCCGGCCGATATCACGAAGGCCCACCTCGGCATGAGTGCGTCCGACTACGCGGCGTTGAGCGACGAGATCGATGTGGTCTATCACTCGGCGAGCGCGGTCAACTTCATCCAGCCTTACTCGTACATGAAGAAGATCAACGTCGACGGCTTGCTGCAGATCGTGGCATTCGCGGGCAGCCGGCGCACCAAGGCGCTGGTCATGCTGTCGACGATCTCGGTCTACAGCTGGGGGCATCGCTTCACGGGCAAGACCTCGATGACCGAGGCGGACGATATCGACCAGAACCTGGGCGCCGTGCTCGAGGACATCGGTTATACGCGCAGCAAGTGGGTGATGGAAAAGATCGCCGACCTGGCCGCGCGACGCGGACTGCCGCTGATGACGTTCCGCCTGGGCTACGCGACGTTCCACAGCGAAACCGGGGTGAGCGCGGATTATCAATGGTGGGGGAGGCTGGTCAAGACCTGCCTCGCGCGCGGCACCGTGCCCGATCTGCACGATCTGCGCGAAGGCTTGAGCACGGTCGACTACATGACGAAGGCGCTCGCGTACATTTCGCGCAAGCCCGAGGCGCTGGGACGGAAATTCAACTTGATCAATTCACCCGGCACCAATCTGACGCTCCTGGAATTCTTTGCGCGCTTGAATCGGGATTTCGGTTTGAACCTGCGCATCGTACCGTTCCATGAATGGCTCGATTCCTGGAAGGGCGATGTCGATGCGCCGCTTTATCCGCTGTTGAGCCTGTTCAACGACAACATCCGCAACGGCTTGAGCACGGTCGAGCTTTATCAGGACAATTATCAGTGGGATTGCCGCAACGTCATCGAATGCCTCGCCGGCAGCGGGATCGAGCAGCCTACGTTTTCGCGCGCGCAGCTCGCGTTGTATCTGAAGCGGTCGATCGGGTGGTCTGCGGCGGGTTGA
- the cyoD gene encoding cytochrome o ubiquinol oxidase subunit IV — MDQSHPSQLDAGHGSVGSYAAGFVLSVVLTAASFGVVTWGGLPPHAALIAPAVLAFVQIVVHLVYFLHMNSSSGQRWNVMAFSYTVLTTGILIIGTIWVMHNVSMNMMSR; from the coding sequence ATGGACCAGTCGCATCCCTCTCAACTTGATGCCGGGCACGGCAGCGTCGGCAGCTACGCCGCGGGCTTCGTGCTGTCGGTCGTGCTGACCGCGGCGTCGTTCGGGGTCGTGACGTGGGGCGGCCTGCCGCCGCACGCGGCACTGATCGCGCCGGCCGTGCTCGCGTTCGTGCAGATCGTCGTGCACCTCGTGTACTTCCTGCACATGAACAGCTCGTCGGGGCAGCGCTGGAACGTCATGGCGTTCAGCTATACGGTGCTTACCACCGGCATCCTGATCATCGGCACGATATGGGTCATGCACAACGTCAGCATGAACATGATGTCGCGCTGA
- a CDS encoding class I SAM-dependent methyltransferase produces MVLLSDLAVSPPVTRCKCCDGPARLCGVVDFSRSCLDLVGPRVMPYAGVPIYYHRCEQCGFVATHAFDAWSHEDFAAHIYNDEYVRVDPDYLGARAAQNAEIVAGNFPELAGVAILDYGAGLGLFERELKAKGFAHVDSFDPYTGNSIRPTRRYDLVVAFEVFEHHPQPQALIDELAGFLEDGGALLFSTTLATDAALQAGLERWWYCAPRNGHISFFTLHALARIGARHQLIPASFTDGIHFYFRGEPPAWAKRFTHQVWQE; encoded by the coding sequence ATGGTGTTGCTCAGTGATCTGGCGGTCAGCCCGCCCGTCACCCGCTGCAAGTGTTGCGACGGGCCCGCCCGCTTGTGCGGCGTGGTCGATTTTTCCCGCAGTTGTCTCGATCTGGTCGGCCCGCGGGTCATGCCCTACGCGGGCGTCCCGATCTATTACCACCGGTGCGAGCAATGCGGCTTCGTCGCGACCCACGCGTTCGACGCGTGGTCTCACGAGGATTTCGCCGCGCACATCTACAACGACGAGTACGTGCGCGTCGACCCCGACTATCTCGGCGCGCGGGCCGCGCAGAACGCCGAGATCGTCGCCGGCAATTTCCCCGAACTGGCCGGCGTCGCGATCCTCGACTACGGCGCGGGCCTCGGCCTGTTCGAACGCGAACTCAAGGCCAAGGGCTTCGCGCACGTCGACTCGTTCGATCCCTACACAGGCAACAGCATCCGCCCGACGCGGCGTTACGATCTCGTCGTCGCGTTCGAGGTATTCGAGCATCATCCGCAGCCGCAGGCATTGATCGACGAGCTGGCGGGATTCCTCGAAGACGGCGGCGCGCTGTTGTTCAGCACCACCCTCGCCACCGACGCCGCGCTTCAAGCCGGACTCGAACGCTGGTGGTACTGCGCGCCGCGCAACGGCCACATCTCGTTCTTCACGCTGCATGCGCTCGCGCGGATCGGCGCGCGGCACCAGTTGATCCCCGCGTCGTTCACCGACGGCATTCATTTCTATTTCCGCGGCGAGCCGCCCGCATGGGCGAAGCGCTTCACCCATCAGGTCTGGCAAGAATGA
- a CDS encoding UbiD family decarboxylase → MSDIVDLRSALAALERHGGRIEEIDARLDPQLALLDDYLASYRTSHGAWMSAEQPLRRYHAPARGAFPVLLGVFGSRARTRFWLDPDGRADPRTPHGALLADALARPLPPQPVRAPTPRHVVRDPDLRAWLPALTCSAGDPGPTVTLGLAYARDPVSGAANASVHRITLKHGSATIALGSSGHLRRMLDACVARGERLPVSINIGLDPALYYAAALSAPALGFGDDELAVAGALRGRPVGLAPCASQPGWCIDHAEIVLEGSLGAEQASEGDTPGGHAMPEYLGYYSPAGVVPVLAVSALAYREGACYQAVSGPGREQSELLGAGQEAAVWRVLQQGGAGSLVRDVGALAAGGGHLFTVLQCAPRDAGDDARLREAARLALEQVASTKNLVLVDADVQAHAADDVLWAIATRCRLEHDLTVTGSLRGTSLDPTQSAEYCAGGVRGHTRKCVIDCLVPLDQRARFRRAFSAA, encoded by the coding sequence ATGAGCGACATCGTCGACCTGCGCAGCGCGCTCGCCGCGCTCGAACGCCACGGCGGGCGCATCGAGGAGATCGATGCGCGCCTCGATCCGCAGCTTGCGCTGCTCGACGATTACCTCGCGTCGTATCGCACATCGCACGGCGCGTGGATGAGCGCCGAGCAGCCGCTGCGGCGCTACCATGCGCCGGCGCGCGGCGCGTTCCCGGTGCTGCTGGGCGTGTTCGGCAGCCGCGCGCGCACGCGCTTCTGGCTCGATCCGGACGGTCGCGCCGATCCGCGCACGCCGCATGGCGCGCTGCTCGCCGACGCGCTCGCGCGGCCGTTGCCGCCGCAACCGGTGCGCGCGCCGACGCCGCGCCATGTGGTGCGCGATCCCGATTTGCGCGCGTGGCTGCCGGCGCTGACGTGTTCGGCGGGCGATCCGGGGCCGACCGTCACGCTCGGGCTCGCCTATGCACGCGACCCGGTGAGCGGGGCGGCGAATGCCTCGGTGCACCGGATCACGCTCAAGCACGGTTCGGCGACGATCGCGCTCGGCTCGTCCGGCCATCTGCGGCGCATGCTCGACGCATGCGTGGCGCGCGGCGAGCGCTTGCCGGTCTCGATCAACATCGGGCTCGATCCGGCGCTCTACTACGCGGCGGCGCTGAGCGCGCCCGCGCTCGGCTTCGGCGACGACGAACTGGCCGTCGCGGGCGCGCTGCGCGGCCGGCCGGTGGGGCTGGCCCCATGCGCGTCGCAGCCGGGCTGGTGCATCGACCACGCCGAGATCGTGCTCGAAGGCAGCCTCGGCGCGGAACAGGCGAGCGAGGGCGATACGCCGGGCGGCCATGCGATGCCCGAATACCTCGGCTACTACTCGCCGGCGGGCGTGGTGCCGGTGCTGGCCGTCAGCGCGCTCGCGTATCGCGAGGGCGCGTGCTATCAGGCGGTCAGCGGGCCGGGGCGCGAGCAGTCGGAATTGCTGGGCGCGGGCCAGGAAGCGGCGGTGTGGCGGGTGCTGCAGCAGGGCGGCGCAGGTTCGCTGGTGCGTGACGTCGGCGCGCTGGCGGCGGGCGGCGGCCATCTGTTCACGGTGCTGCAATGCGCGCCGCGCGACGCCGGGGACGACGCGCGGCTGCGCGAGGCGGCACGGCTGGCGCTCGAACAGGTTGCGTCGACCAAGAACCTGGTGCTCGTCGATGCCGACGTGCAAGCGCACGCGGCGGACGACGTGCTGTGGGCCATCGCGACGCGCTGCCGGCTGGAACACGATCTCACGGTCACGGGGAGCCTGCGCGGCACCTCGCTCGACCCGACCCAGTCCGCCGAGTATTGCGCGGGCGGCGTGCGCGGCCATACCCGCAAGTGCGTGATCGACTGCCTCGTGCCGCTCGACCAGCGCGCGCGCTTCCGGCGCGCCTTCAGCGCGGCGTGA
- a CDS encoding MFS transporter: MRTGFFKGWSVVIAAHLLLALIFGAAYSFGAFFVPLQATFDAGRFPVASVFSLTAFIYYTVGVFSGAVADRTSTRTVVGIGIVLLALGFFVSSLAGGSLPVFLGAFCVLVGLGVGLVYVPSVTAVQRWFVRYRSRASGLALAGTGLGTFIGPSAAGWLMQQMSWASTMRVFAAAIALVGLAAATQMRGKPQELGLLPDGDTAPAGATAAPARGGADLTLAEAARGARFWWYFGAIFLGSVGLFLALVHINPYARQLGLSAAEANLLIGLIGVGNVGGRLLLGSLADRLGARQLLGWLTFALAVLNLCWLGAHDFATLAVFALLFGAANGGCISLYPSVAASWFGTANLGAILGALYISVGIAAIAGGSLGGLLFDLSQSYAVSIVFSALCALASVALLAIAGSRRAADAPHRAVARATE; encoded by the coding sequence ATGCGCACAGGTTTCTTCAAGGGATGGAGCGTCGTGATCGCGGCGCACCTGCTGCTCGCGCTGATCTTCGGCGCGGCTTATTCGTTCGGCGCGTTCTTCGTGCCGCTGCAGGCGACGTTCGACGCGGGGCGCTTCCCCGTGGCGTCGGTCTTCTCGCTGACCGCGTTCATCTACTACACGGTCGGGGTGTTCTCCGGCGCGGTCGCCGACCGGACCTCGACGCGCACCGTCGTCGGCATCGGCATCGTGCTGCTCGCGCTCGGCTTCTTCGTCAGCAGTCTCGCGGGCGGCTCGCTGCCGGTGTTCCTCGGCGCGTTCTGCGTGCTGGTCGGGCTGGGCGTCGGGCTCGTCTACGTGCCGAGCGTGACCGCGGTGCAGCGCTGGTTCGTGCGCTACCGCAGCCGAGCGTCCGGGCTCGCGCTCGCGGGCACCGGGCTCGGCACCTTCATCGGGCCGAGCGCCGCGGGCTGGTTGATGCAGCAGATGTCGTGGGCCTCGACGATGCGGGTGTTCGCGGCGGCGATCGCGCTGGTGGGGCTCGCGGCGGCGACCCAGATGCGCGGCAAGCCGCAGGAGCTGGGCCTGCTGCCGGACGGCGACACCGCGCCCGCCGGCGCGACGGCCGCGCCCGCGCGCGGCGGCGCCGATCTGACGCTGGCCGAGGCCGCGCGCGGCGCGCGGTTCTGGTGGTATTTCGGCGCGATCTTCCTCGGCTCGGTCGGGCTGTTCCTCGCGCTCGTGCACATCAATCCGTATGCGCGCCAGCTGGGCCTGTCCGCCGCCGAGGCGAACCTGCTGATCGGCCTGATCGGCGTCGGCAACGTCGGCGGCCGCCTGTTGCTCGGCAGTCTCGCCGACCGGCTCGGCGCGCGCCAGCTGCTTGGGTGGCTGACCTTCGCGCTCGCCGTGTTGAACCTGTGCTGGCTCGGCGCGCACGATTTCGCGACGCTCGCCGTGTTCGCGCTGCTGTTCGGCGCGGCCAACGGCGGCTGCATCTCGCTGTATCCGTCGGTCGCGGCCAGCTGGTTCGGCACCGCGAACCTCGGCGCGATCCTGGGCGCGCTGTACATCTCGGTCGGCATCGCGGCGATCGCGGGCGGCAGCCTCGGCGGCCTGCTGTTCGACCTGTCGCAGAGCTACGCCGTGTCGATCGTGTTCAGCGCGCTGTGCGCGCTCGCGTCGGTCGCGCTGCTCGCGATCGCCGGCTCGCGGCGCGCGGCGGATGCGCCGCATCGCGCGGTTGCGCGCGCAACGGAATGA
- a CDS encoding phosphoribosyltransferase family protein: protein MINTRIKICGITTLVDALAALEAGADALGFVFSASPRQISARDARTIVDQLPPFVTTVGIFVDEPIEHVRAMAEISGVAAVQLQGSETDAYCQQVGRPVIKGFRVGADFDPAVANGYRVSAYLFDASVAGLTGGTGQRFDWDRLHGVRFARPVIVAGGLHADNVGQLVARLAPAGVDVSSGVGASATRKDPDKLRAFVAAVRDADRDARPQPSADAPDLLRDAFDARPLVEINGRQFLVNSLTEQVPATPAPLLREAARRVCEALDVQPGMKLVGEEDKGGVLLAAVSLLSGLPFGIARWYPSGLEGQVKVEFGCEYTSGELYLNGVEAGDRVIIVDDLISTGGTLIGLVEAVRRAGASVEQIVCVAEKADYAGVERVRAATGIEVRTLVRVSVAGTASSVLDVNY, encoded by the coding sequence ATGATCAACACGCGTATCAAGATTTGCGGCATCACGACCCTCGTCGACGCGCTCGCCGCGCTCGAAGCCGGCGCGGACGCACTCGGCTTCGTGTTTTCCGCGAGCCCGCGCCAGATCAGCGCGCGCGACGCCCGCACGATCGTCGACCAACTGCCGCCGTTCGTCACCACGGTCGGCATCTTCGTCGACGAACCGATCGAGCACGTGCGCGCGATGGCCGAGATCTCGGGCGTGGCGGCCGTCCAATTGCAGGGTAGCGAAACCGACGCGTACTGCCAGCAGGTCGGCCGGCCCGTGATCAAGGGCTTTCGCGTCGGCGCGGACTTCGATCCCGCCGTGGCCAACGGCTACCGGGTCAGCGCCTATCTGTTCGACGCTTCCGTCGCCGGCCTCACGGGCGGCACCGGGCAGCGCTTCGACTGGGACCGGCTGCACGGCGTGCGCTTCGCGCGCCCCGTGATCGTCGCGGGCGGCCTGCACGCGGACAACGTCGGCCAGCTGGTCGCGCGGCTCGCGCCGGCCGGGGTGGACGTCAGCTCGGGCGTCGGCGCGAGCGCGACCCGCAAGGATCCGGACAAGCTGCGCGCGTTCGTCGCGGCGGTGCGCGATGCGGATCGCGATGCGCGCCCGCAGCCGAGCGCCGACGCCCCGGACCTGCTGCGCGACGCCTTCGACGCGCGGCCGCTCGTCGAGATCAACGGCCGGCAGTTCCTGGTCAACTCGCTGACCGAGCAGGTGCCGGCCACGCCGGCGCCGCTGCTGCGCGAGGCCGCGCGGCGCGTGTGCGAGGCGCTCGACGTGCAGCCCGGCATGAAGCTGGTCGGCGAGGAAGACAAGGGCGGCGTGCTGCTCGCCGCGGTGTCGCTGCTGTCCGGCCTGCCGTTCGGCATCGCGCGCTGGTATCCGTCGGGCCTCGAAGGGCAGGTGAAGGTCGAGTTCGGCTGCGAGTACACCTCGGGCGAGCTGTACCTGAACGGCGTCGAAGCGGGCGACCGCGTGATCATCGTCGACGACCTGATCAGCACGGGCGGCACGCTGATCGGGCTGGTCGAGGCGGTGCGGCGCGCGGGCGCGAGCGTCGAGCAGATCGTCTGCGTGGCGGAGAAGGCCGACTACGCGGGCGTCGAGCGGGTGCGCGCGGCGACCGGCATCGAGGTGCGCACGCTGGTGCGGGTCAGCGTGGCGGGGACGGCGTCGAGCGTGCTCGACGTCAATTACTGA
- the trpD gene encoding anthranilate phosphoribosyltransferase, with protein MSAPTYRALIRTLVETRADLARAEAAALVAALLDGHYTDLESAALLVALARKGETADEVAGAVDAILARSAPPPLAPDCDALDIGGTGGDRAGTFNISTVAALIAAAAGVPVIKHGNRGVTSACGSSDLLAALGADVARSSTPARIAADLAACGFAFVATASYHRFPPRVSEIRRALGVRSLFNLAGPLVHPARVRRQIVGVAQPELLDVIATALLRLGRDAAFVVHGSAGLDEISCAGETRIARVRGGALDTFSVSARDFGLPACRVEDLAGGDPARNAALCRAILAGEPGPRRDTAVAAAGALLVLGGRATTFIDGAAAARGALDSGAAERLLQRFLSEIPA; from the coding sequence ATGAGCGCGCCCACCTATCGCGCGCTGATCCGCACGCTCGTCGAGACCCGCGCGGACCTCGCGCGCGCCGAGGCGGCGGCGCTCGTCGCCGCGCTCCTCGACGGGCACTACACCGACCTCGAAAGCGCCGCGCTGCTGGTCGCGCTCGCGCGCAAGGGCGAGACGGCCGACGAAGTCGCGGGCGCCGTCGACGCGATCCTCGCGCGCAGCGCGCCGCCGCCCCTCGCGCCCGATTGCGACGCGCTCGACATCGGCGGCACGGGCGGCGACCGCGCGGGCACCTTCAACATCTCGACCGTCGCCGCGCTGATCGCGGCCGCGGCCGGCGTGCCGGTCATCAAGCACGGCAATCGCGGCGTGACGAGCGCGTGCGGCAGCAGCGACCTGCTCGCCGCGCTCGGCGCGGACGTCGCGCGCAGCAGCACGCCGGCGCGGATCGCGGCGGATCTCGCGGCCTGCGGCTTCGCGTTCGTCGCCACCGCGAGCTACCACCGCTTCCCGCCGCGCGTGAGCGAGATCCGGCGCGCGCTCGGCGTGCGCAGTCTGTTCAACCTGGCCGGCCCGCTCGTGCATCCGGCGCGCGTGCGGCGGCAGATCGTCGGCGTCGCGCAGCCCGAGCTGCTCGACGTGATCGCGACCGCGCTGCTGCGCCTGGGCCGCGACGCGGCGTTCGTCGTGCACGGCTCGGCGGGCCTCGACGAAATCAGCTGCGCGGGCGAGACGCGGATCGCGCGCGTGCGCGGCGGCGCGCTCGACACCTTCAGCGTCAGCGCGCGCGACTTCGGTTTGCCGGCATGCCGCGTCGAGGATCTCGCGGGCGGCGATCCGGCCCGCAACGCCGCGTTGTGCCGCGCGATCCTCGCGGGCGAGCCCGGGCCGCGCCGCGACACCGCGGTCGCGGCGGCGGGCGCGCTGCTCGTGCTTGGCGGGCGCGCCACCACTTTCATCGACGGCGCAGCCGCGGCACGCGGCGCGCTCGACAGCGGGGCCGCCGAACGGCTGCTCCAGCGTTTTCTCAGCGAGATTCCAGCATGA
- a CDS encoding isochorismatase family protein, translated as MKSAHSHRAALVIVDMQRDFVEPGAPIACAGAPAIVPAILRLRAFAHDAGLPVIYTQEAHRRQKVDFGLELEYGETEHCVEGTPGIEIIDALAPAASDYVLVKRRYSGFFATDLDLLLKGLGVDTLVLTGVATDVCVRATAQDALQLDYRVLVPRECVAGTTPARHEAALEHVGYVLGRVLPLDEVLAQLRAGSRAAA; from the coding sequence ATGAAATCTGCCCATTCCCACCGCGCCGCACTCGTGATCGTCGACATGCAGCGCGATTTCGTCGAGCCCGGCGCGCCGATCGCATGCGCGGGCGCGCCCGCGATCGTGCCCGCGATCCTGCGGCTGCGCGCGTTCGCGCATGACGCCGGGCTGCCCGTGATCTACACCCAGGAAGCGCATCGACGCCAGAAGGTCGACTTCGGCCTCGAACTCGAATACGGCGAAACCGAGCATTGCGTCGAAGGCACGCCCGGCATCGAGATCATCGACGCGCTCGCGCCCGCCGCCTCCGACTACGTGCTCGTCAAGCGCCGCTACAGCGGCTTCTTCGCGACGGATCTCGATCTGCTGCTCAAGGGCCTCGGCGTCGACACCCTGGTGCTGACGGGCGTCGCCACCGACGTCTGCGTGCGGGCCACCGCGCAGGATGCGCTGCAGCTCGACTATCGCGTGCTGGTGCCGCGCGAGTGCGTGGCCGGCACGACGCCCGCGCGCCACGAGGCCGCGCTCGAGCATGTCGGCTACGTGCTCGGGCGCGTGCTGCCGCTCGACGAGGTGCTCGCGCAGCTGCGCGCCGGGTCCCGGGCGGCGGCATGA
- a CDS encoding LLM class flavin-dependent oxidoreductase: MKLGAFLMPAHPPSRSLYDGHHHDLDTLEYLDRIGFEEAWIGEHYMMPAEPCPSPDLLLAQAFLRTRRIRLAPGAFMLPFHHPAELAHRICLLDHLSQGRLMVGIGASGTNLDLEMFDIDYASGVHREMTAESIAIMTRFWESDGPFEHRGRFWTARRPADQPQKRSSYHLKPWQKPYPPIGVTGLSASSATLRIAGANGWIPISFCFTPQYLHTHWAVVEQGARDAGRAVPSRDMWRVSRPFLVADTDQEAWRRAVHGEMGRYFREDYLPMLAGNQALGLLKHDPAVPDSDVTVEYVAKHCWIVGSPATVRARIEEMQALSGGFGVLHVMGFDHLDELDLIRDSYAGLAEIVATHFA, from the coding sequence ATGAAGCTGGGCGCTTTCCTGATGCCTGCGCATCCGCCGTCCCGTTCGCTCTACGACGGCCATCATCACGATCTCGACACGCTCGAATATCTCGACCGGATCGGCTTCGAGGAAGCCTGGATCGGCGAGCACTACATGATGCCCGCCGAGCCGTGCCCGTCGCCCGACCTGCTGCTCGCGCAGGCGTTCCTGCGCACGCGCCGGATCCGGCTCGCGCCGGGCGCGTTCATGCTGCCGTTCCATCATCCGGCCGAACTCGCGCACCGGATCTGCCTGCTCGATCACCTGTCGCAGGGTCGGCTGATGGTCGGGATCGGCGCGAGCGGCACCAACCTCGACCTCGAGATGTTCGACATCGACTACGCGTCGGGCGTGCATCGCGAGATGACGGCCGAGTCGATCGCGATCATGACGCGCTTCTGGGAGAGCGACGGCCCGTTCGAGCATCGCGGCCGCTTCTGGACCGCGCGCCGGCCGGCGGACCAGCCGCAAAAACGCAGCAGCTACCACCTGAAGCCCTGGCAGAAGCCGTATCCGCCGATCGGCGTGACCGGGCTGTCGGCCAGCTCGGCGACGCTGCGGATCGCCGGCGCGAACGGCTGGATTCCGATCAGCTTCTGCTTCACGCCGCAATACCTGCACACGCACTGGGCGGTGGTCGAGCAGGGCGCGCGCGACGCCGGGCGCGCCGTGCCGTCGCGCGACATGTGGCGGGTCAGCCGGCCGTTCCTCGTCGCCGACACGGATCAGGAAGCGTGGCGGCGCGCGGTGCACGGCGAGATGGGCCGCTATTTCCGCGAGGACTATCTGCCGATGCTGGCGGGCAATCAGGCGCTCGGCCTGCTCAAGCACGATCCGGCGGTGCCGGACAGCGACGTGACGGTCGAGTATGTCGCGAAGCACTGCTGGATCGTCGGCTCGCCCGCGACGGTGCGCGCGCGCATCGAGGAGATGCAGGCGCTCTCGGGCGGCTTCGGCGTGCTGCACGTGATGGGCTTCGACCACCTCGACGAGCTGGACCTGATCCGCGACAGCTACGCCGGCCTCGCCGAGATCGTCGCCACCCATTTCGCGTGA